Proteins co-encoded in one Kribbella qitaiheensis genomic window:
- a CDS encoding epoxide hydrolase family protein produces MSIESFRIEFPQSALDDLNERLDRVRWPDELPGVGWEYGVPLGYLQELVRYWRHEYDWRAAEAKLNEWPQFVTTIDGARIHFAHVRSPEPTATPLLISHGWPGSIVEFLKVAGPLTDPRAHGGDPADAFHLVIPSIPGFTLSGPTRETGWEYKRVAAAYAVLMEELGYPAYGVQGGDWGSAIVRELGRIRPERVIGVHLNLIPGVGATHEPTADELAPLEPAERERTIASWQRHQGWAKDKQGYADLQSTKPQTLAYGLTDSPVGQLAWIAEKLEEWSDQPIDRDQLLTNVMLYWLTGTAASSGRIYYERAHAAYWGQPDEPSPVPTGMADFPNDNFIPLRWLAERANTIARWTSFDAGGHFPAMEVPELLTGDIRAFFRDLRGTAGGELGFTAG; encoded by the coding sequence GTACGGCGTACCGCTGGGATATCTGCAGGAGTTGGTGCGGTACTGGCGGCACGAGTACGACTGGCGCGCGGCGGAGGCGAAGCTCAACGAGTGGCCGCAGTTCGTCACCACCATCGACGGTGCCCGCATTCACTTCGCGCACGTTCGATCGCCGGAGCCGACCGCGACACCGCTGCTGATCTCACACGGCTGGCCGGGGTCGATCGTGGAGTTCCTCAAGGTGGCCGGGCCGTTGACCGATCCCCGCGCACACGGTGGCGATCCGGCCGACGCCTTCCATCTGGTCATCCCGAGCATCCCCGGATTCACGCTGTCCGGCCCGACCCGGGAGACCGGGTGGGAGTACAAGCGGGTGGCCGCGGCGTACGCCGTACTGATGGAAGAACTCGGCTATCCCGCGTACGGCGTCCAGGGCGGCGACTGGGGTTCGGCGATCGTGCGCGAACTCGGGCGGATCCGTCCGGAGCGGGTGATCGGTGTCCACCTGAACCTTATCCCCGGGGTCGGCGCGACGCACGAGCCGACCGCCGACGAACTCGCTCCGCTCGAGCCGGCCGAACGCGAGCGGACGATCGCGTCGTGGCAGCGGCATCAGGGCTGGGCGAAGGACAAGCAGGGGTACGCCGACCTCCAGTCGACCAAGCCGCAGACGCTCGCCTACGGGCTGACGGATTCGCCGGTGGGTCAGCTGGCCTGGATCGCGGAGAAGCTCGAGGAATGGTCCGACCAGCCGATTGACCGAGACCAGTTACTGACGAACGTGATGCTCTACTGGCTGACCGGTACGGCGGCGTCGTCGGGGCGGATCTACTACGAACGAGCGCATGCCGCCTACTGGGGACAGCCCGACGAACCGTCCCCGGTGCCGACCGGGATGGCGGATTTCCCGAACGACAACTTCATCCCGTTGCGCTGGCTGGCGGAACGGGCGAACACCATCGCTCGCTGGACCTCGTTCGATGCCGGCGGCCACTTTCCCGCGATGGAGGTGCCGGAGTTGCTGACCGGCGACATCCGGGCCTTCTTCCGCGACCTGCGAGGGACCGCCGGTGGCGAGCTGGGTTTTACGGCCGGATGA
- a CDS encoding zinc-binding dehydrogenase — MAGFWLVPALNYAGGYREPLAELLRLTAAGTISPILGGEYALDQARHAHEDLLARRTTGKLIIRP; from the coding sequence GTGGCCGGCTTCTGGCTGGTCCCGGCGCTGAACTATGCCGGCGGCTACCGTGAACCGCTCGCCGAACTGCTCCGCCTCACCGCGGCCGGGACGATCAGCCCGATCCTCGGCGGCGAGTACGCACTCGACCAGGCCCGGCACGCCCACGAGGACCTGCTCGCCCGCCGTACCACCGGCAAGCTGATCATCCGGCCGTAA